Proteins encoded in a region of the Cardiocondyla obscurior isolate alpha-2009 linkage group LG18, Cobs3.1, whole genome shotgun sequence genome:
- the Mcts1 gene encoding malignant T-cell-amplified sequence 1 homolog: MFKKFDEKDSVSGVQQLKSSVQKGIRAKLLELYPHLESHIDVIIPKKDAFRIVKCHDHIEIIVNAAGDLLFFRQREGPWMPTLRLLHKYPFFLPMQQVDKGAIRFVLSGANIMCPGLTSKGAKMMTVDKKTVVAVMAEGKQHALAVGITTLSTEEIIKVNKGVGIENCHYLNDGLWQMKPVK; the protein is encoded by the exons atgtttaaaaa ATTCGATGAAAAGGACAGTGTTTCCGGGGTTCAGCAGTTGAAATCCTCCGTGCAGAAGGGAATTCGTGCAAAACTCCTGGAGCTGTATCCTCACTTGGAGAGCCATATAGACGTTATAATACCAAAGAAAGATGCTTTTCGTATTGTGAAAtg tCACGATCACATAGAGATCATAGTAAACGCAGCGGGAGACCTGTTATTCTTTCGTCAACGAGAGGGTCCATGGATGCCTACTTTAAGATTGTTACATAAGT ATCCATTTTTCCTGCCGATGCAACAAGTCGATAAAGGTGCCATTAGATTTGTTCTTAGCGGTGCCAATATAATGTGCCCTGGTTTAACGTCAAAGGGTGCAAAGATGATGACTGTGGATAAAAAAACAGTTGTC GCTGTTATGGCTGAGGGCAAGCAACATGCGTTAGCTGTTGGAATTACAACATTATCAACCGAAGAAAT tatcAAAGTGAATAAAGGAGTAGGCATCGAAAACTGTCATTATTTGAATGATGGACTTTGGCAAATGAAACCAGTGAAGTAA